The following proteins are co-located in the Mesorhizobium sp. M1E.F.Ca.ET.045.02.1.1 genome:
- a CDS encoding MmgE/PrpD family protein, producing the protein MAFVIETVADYVNRFSISDTSDTTRAKIAELVSDLVAAAAAGFATDPARSARIVAANLFQSGGAGVWFSVDRLSSCAAAFCNSAAASALDVDDGHREAIGHPGAAVIPAVLAEGEVIGASEDDLLSAIAVGYEVGIRIAAAQTDRIERRDYATGRWSSIAVAASVGHLRRLERGALAQALAIAATHRACQIPSGTSKKLGQIKEGIPWSTLGGYFAVDLAQQGVTASLDIFDIASLFEGGLITGSLGSTFKIDATYTKPYCCCRWIHSSIDALLMLMQNHGVGADAIEAIVVDTIGPAARLNNKTAPTSHFEAQFSVPYCLAVAAIEGAQALLTPDMGDLTDAARIDLARKVMVRADPDLDASFPAQTGSRVCLVSQLGSFEGRVDFPKGDSRNPMTPDEIGQKFRTLVRYGLEPARAERTIVAAEAIGSSKMSNILDAIGYRKAV; encoded by the coding sequence ATGGCCTTTGTTATTGAAACCGTGGCGGACTACGTCAATCGCTTCTCCATTTCCGACACTTCCGATACTACACGAGCCAAAATTGCGGAACTCGTCAGCGATCTTGTCGCGGCGGCTGCGGCCGGGTTTGCAACCGATCCTGCGAGGTCTGCGCGGATAGTCGCGGCCAATCTTTTCCAGAGCGGAGGGGCAGGGGTCTGGTTTTCCGTAGATCGATTGTCATCGTGTGCCGCCGCGTTTTGCAATAGCGCCGCTGCCAGTGCCTTGGACGTGGATGATGGTCATCGGGAGGCGATCGGCCACCCAGGTGCCGCCGTGATCCCCGCGGTTCTCGCCGAGGGCGAAGTCATTGGTGCGAGCGAGGACGACCTGCTTAGTGCAATCGCAGTTGGCTATGAGGTGGGTATCCGTATCGCGGCAGCGCAAACCGATCGAATCGAACGGCGCGATTACGCAACCGGCCGCTGGTCGTCCATCGCGGTCGCTGCAAGTGTCGGACATTTAAGGCGCCTTGAGCGCGGCGCCCTTGCACAAGCCTTAGCGATCGCAGCGACGCATCGTGCATGCCAGATTCCCAGTGGCACCAGCAAAAAGCTTGGCCAGATAAAGGAAGGTATTCCTTGGAGCACGCTAGGCGGGTATTTCGCCGTGGATTTGGCGCAACAAGGCGTAACTGCGTCTCTTGATATATTTGACATTGCTTCTTTGTTCGAAGGCGGTCTGATTACCGGGAGCCTCGGTAGTACGTTTAAGATCGATGCGACCTATACGAAACCATATTGTTGCTGCCGGTGGATACATTCTTCGATCGACGCGCTTTTGATGCTCATGCAGAACCATGGCGTCGGTGCCGATGCCATTGAGGCGATTGTTGTCGATACCATCGGTCCTGCCGCTCGGCTTAACAACAAGACGGCTCCGACTTCCCATTTCGAAGCGCAGTTCAGCGTACCTTACTGTCTGGCTGTTGCGGCGATTGAGGGTGCACAAGCCCTGCTAACCCCCGACATGGGCGACCTCACCGATGCTGCTCGGATCGATTTGGCCAGAAAGGTGATGGTCAGGGCCGACCCTGATTTGGACGCAAGTTTCCCTGCACAGACGGGGTCGAGAGTTTGTCTCGTAAGCCAGCTTGGATCATTTGAAGGCCGTGTCGATTTTCCCAAAGGCGACTCGAGAAACCCGATGACCCCCGACGAAATCGGGCAGAAATTCAGGACCTTGGTTCGGTATGGGCTGGAACCGGCTAGAGCGGAGCGCACCATCGTCGCTGCGGAGGCGATAGGCTCTAGCAAGATGTCGAATATCTTGGACGCGATCGGGTACAGGAAAGCGGTATGA
- a CDS encoding Gfo/Idh/MocA family oxidoreductase, which yields MILPSTSEPRSHRIRIGIAGAGLWAERAHVPSFSRLPEIDIVGVADPDQNRAASLADRVSGCKVFRDAHTMLSAGLDAIIIATPEDTHYAVARAAIESGVHVLCEKPLARTVDEARGLAELAARSNVITKIGFVLRYSPAMRQLKQLVDSGYTGKIHSFVFSNNFPQFFFPSEPFHWVMDAARTGGGAFMEYGCHGLDLARWLVGEIDEICANAVTLVQERADPVSGAMRRITVDDICSWLGRFEDGAEGQFHVSWSSLPSFGFQVAVSGEKGTLGWRMTKSWPFAEVLGCRDPDGEFQPISIDEAFTEGTDGAATWRDCFAAGQARRFRDEIASGRIPEGPDFADGLANQFALEAISRSLNDRCWISVERR from the coding sequence ATGATACTCCCATCGACCTCCGAACCTCGCTCACATCGTATCCGCATCGGAATTGCCGGTGCAGGACTTTGGGCCGAGCGGGCGCACGTGCCCTCGTTCTCTCGACTGCCGGAGATAGACATTGTGGGTGTGGCGGACCCCGATCAGAACCGTGCAGCTTCGCTAGCCGACAGGGTGTCAGGTTGCAAGGTTTTCCGAGACGCTCATACAATGCTATCAGCCGGACTAGACGCGATCATCATCGCGACGCCCGAGGACACGCATTACGCGGTCGCAAGGGCTGCCATCGAAAGCGGCGTGCATGTTCTGTGCGAGAAACCTTTGGCCAGGACCGTTGATGAGGCGCGCGGACTCGCCGAGTTGGCCGCCAGATCGAACGTCATCACAAAGATAGGGTTCGTCTTAAGGTATAGCCCGGCTATGAGGCAGCTCAAGCAGCTCGTGGACAGCGGCTACACTGGGAAGATCCACAGCTTCGTATTCTCCAACAACTTCCCTCAGTTCTTTTTTCCTAGTGAGCCGTTCCATTGGGTGATGGACGCCGCACGCACGGGCGGCGGGGCCTTCATGGAGTACGGATGCCACGGTTTGGACCTTGCCAGATGGCTTGTGGGAGAGATCGATGAGATATGCGCCAACGCCGTTACGCTGGTCCAGGAGCGAGCCGACCCCGTGAGCGGAGCCATGCGTAGGATCACTGTCGACGACATTTGCTCATGGCTCGGCCGCTTCGAAGATGGTGCGGAGGGACAATTCCACGTCAGTTGGAGTTCATTGCCTAGCTTCGGTTTTCAAGTTGCCGTCAGCGGCGAAAAGGGCACTCTCGGCTGGCGAATGACGAAATCTTGGCCGTTCGCGGAGGTGCTTGGCTGCCGCGATCCCGACGGAGAATTTCAACCGATCAGTATTGATGAAGCCTTCACGGAAGGTACCGACGGAGCTGCGACCTGGAGGGACTGTTTCGCTGCGGGGCAGGCGCGCCGTTTCCGGGACGAAATAGCTAGTGGCAGGATACCCGAAGGCCCGGACTTTGCAGACGGATTGGCAAACCAGTTCGCTCTCGAGGCGATCAGCCGTTCGCTGAACGATCGTTGTTGGATATCGGTAGAGCGTCGTTGA
- a CDS encoding ABC transporter permease, whose amino-acid sequence MIAQPSSSSRLANFVAIGPGLLFVLCLFIVPLGVLALRSITDPHLGFGNYDTLVTSPTYLRVAWRTIWISVAAAMICAIAGTPVAYSLAHSDRRSRNTLMLAVLVLSFLTSSLIRTFSWMVIFGAQGPLSRMLDIFGWGPSGLLGSSTAVIVGMVHFLLPVYILTAFSGLRKVPYHLVAAAEGLGASRIFAVATVYLPLATPSIVNAGCVVFIIGVGFFITPALLGGPRQTMLAQLIARSVTQFGDFGFAAAGGVILLAITLGCLWIVRILARGGAPK is encoded by the coding sequence ATGATTGCTCAGCCATCCTCATCTTCTCGGCTAGCAAATTTCGTGGCTATCGGACCCGGTCTCTTGTTTGTGCTTTGCTTGTTCATTGTGCCGCTCGGCGTACTGGCGCTCCGCAGCATAACGGATCCTCACCTGGGATTTGGAAACTACGACACTTTGGTAACGTCACCTACGTATCTCCGGGTGGCATGGCGCACAATTTGGATCTCGGTCGCAGCAGCAATGATTTGCGCTATCGCTGGAACGCCTGTCGCGTACAGCCTGGCGCACTCGGATCGAAGATCGCGCAATACGCTAATGCTGGCCGTCCTGGTTCTGTCCTTTCTAACCAGCTCGCTGATCCGCACCTTCTCCTGGATGGTGATCTTTGGTGCCCAAGGACCTCTTTCGAGAATGCTCGATATCTTCGGCTGGGGGCCATCTGGTCTTTTGGGTTCATCAACGGCCGTAATTGTCGGGATGGTCCATTTTTTGTTGCCGGTTTACATCCTGACCGCATTTTCTGGCCTCAGAAAGGTTCCTTACCACCTTGTCGCCGCGGCGGAGGGCCTCGGCGCAAGTCGTATTTTCGCTGTAGCTACTGTTTATCTTCCATTGGCGACGCCCTCGATCGTCAACGCCGGTTGCGTGGTCTTCATCATCGGTGTCGGGTTTTTTATCACTCCCGCACTGCTTGGGGGGCCGAGGCAGACCATGCTGGCACAATTGATAGCGCGTAGTGTCACGCAGTTCGGCGACTTTGGTTTTGCCGCCGCCGGCGGCGTCATTCTGCTGGCAATCACATTGGGCTGCTTGTGGATCGTCAGGATACTAGCACGAGGTGGCGCGCCAAAATGA
- a CDS encoding ABC transporter ATP-binding protein: MMDNVPVDAAISVRGIAKRFGEKEVLRGIDLEIPNGAYVTLLGPSGSGKTTLLRIVAGFSVADAGTISISGTDVTRRPARERELGMVFQNYALFPHLTARENIEYPLRVRKLGKTERRELADQYLERVQLTGCANDYPGTLSGGQQQRVALARGLVCRPKVLLLDEPLSALDKHLRGDMREFLRQLQRDVGITFIHVTHDQSEALALSTMVVIMKDGQLEQVGRPEELYLNPKTSFVAGFIGDSNLVAARIRDANAHSTLVELSDGQQCLLAKRELAVPSECHYVQIVLRPEDAVFGQGPATPSVMTSGVVIKTTFMGTHHEVVMETNLGKLTAYSRADFPAGGQATAMWPLDRVAVVSP; the protein is encoded by the coding sequence ATGATGGACAACGTTCCCGTCGATGCCGCTATCTCTGTCAGAGGTATTGCTAAGCGTTTTGGAGAGAAGGAGGTCCTCCGCGGGATCGACTTGGAGATTCCAAACGGTGCTTATGTAACGCTTCTCGGCCCGAGCGGGTCCGGCAAGACCACATTACTTAGGATTGTCGCCGGCTTCAGCGTCGCGGATGCCGGCACGATCAGCATTTCCGGGACGGATGTCACTCGACGTCCGGCCCGGGAGCGGGAACTCGGCATGGTTTTTCAGAACTATGCCTTGTTTCCCCATCTGACCGCTCGAGAAAACATCGAGTACCCGTTGCGTGTTCGAAAGCTCGGCAAGACGGAGCGCCGCGAGCTGGCTGACCAGTATTTAGAGCGCGTCCAGCTGACTGGATGCGCAAACGACTATCCGGGCACACTGTCGGGAGGTCAGCAGCAGCGCGTTGCACTTGCTCGGGGGCTCGTGTGCCGGCCAAAAGTCCTCCTCCTGGATGAGCCGCTAAGCGCGCTGGACAAGCACCTTAGAGGCGACATGCGAGAGTTTCTTAGGCAATTGCAGCGGGACGTCGGGATAACGTTTATTCACGTCACCCACGACCAGAGCGAAGCGCTCGCGCTATCAACGATGGTAGTGATTATGAAGGACGGCCAGTTAGAGCAGGTTGGTAGGCCAGAGGAACTTTACCTCAATCCTAAAACGAGCTTCGTCGCTGGCTTCATCGGGGATAGCAATCTCGTGGCCGCACGAATTCGAGATGCAAACGCCCACTCTACCCTGGTGGAGCTTTCAGACGGCCAACAATGCTTGTTGGCGAAACGTGAACTGGCTGTCCCAAGCGAATGTCATTACGTCCAAATCGTGCTCCGCCCTGAGGACGCTGTCTTCGGTCAAGGGCCCGCGACACCTTCTGTTATGACGAGTGGAGTGGTCATCAAGACGACTTTTATGGGCACTCATCACGAAGTTGTAATGGAGACAAATCTCGGCAAGTTGACCGCCTATTCAAGGGCGGATTTTCCAGCCGGCGGACAAGCGACCGCTATGTGGCCGCTGGACAGGGTCGCGGTGGTCTCGCCATGA
- a CDS encoding ABC transporter substrate-binding protein, which produces MKYIPSKLAIRLAVAALSLTPAYAQQKLTISASGGSYDACVKQVYSDSFEKENGIKVVVGSPAYDTGVWRAQQESGKVEWDVATSDPGQLQQLVENGWVLPLDPKLLQSKGGLVDFPGMVTTKDNKVYALPSEIFSIVVTYNSDAFPGEKPRTWSDVFDVKRFPGKRLFSNSVVDFGVLEVALLADGVEPSKLYPLDVERALKKLDTIKSDIAWYDFGTQQIALLQQGEAVIGAGWDGRVKALQKEGVHVDFSPDQAIVKPDLWVLPKGANAEAGARFLRHIHDPQRQADFAKCIGYAPALKGAYSLLGTGQKFTIDPQDLSKVVPWGANYWAEHARDVTTRFNEWLTQ; this is translated from the coding sequence ATGAAGTACATTCCATCGAAATTGGCTATTCGGTTAGCCGTTGCAGCATTGTCACTGACCCCAGCGTATGCCCAACAGAAGTTGACCATTTCAGCCTCGGGTGGCTCCTACGATGCCTGCGTCAAACAGGTCTATTCTGACTCCTTCGAGAAGGAGAATGGCATCAAGGTCGTGGTCGGAAGCCCCGCCTATGATACGGGAGTTTGGCGGGCTCAGCAGGAATCGGGAAAAGTCGAGTGGGACGTGGCGACGTCGGATCCGGGCCAGTTGCAGCAGTTAGTGGAGAACGGCTGGGTCCTTCCGCTTGATCCAAAACTGTTGCAAAGCAAGGGAGGGCTCGTCGACTTTCCTGGTATGGTCACCACGAAAGACAACAAAGTTTATGCGCTTCCATCCGAAATTTTCAGCATCGTCGTTACCTACAATTCCGATGCCTTCCCCGGCGAGAAACCTCGCACATGGTCAGACGTGTTCGACGTCAAAAGGTTTCCCGGCAAGCGCCTGTTCTCTAACTCCGTCGTTGATTTCGGCGTGCTCGAGGTCGCCCTGCTGGCCGACGGCGTTGAGCCTTCAAAACTTTATCCGCTCGACGTGGAACGCGCGTTGAAGAAACTCGATACAATCAAGAGTGATATTGCCTGGTACGATTTCGGCACACAGCAGATCGCATTGCTTCAGCAAGGGGAGGCGGTTATCGGCGCAGGCTGGGATGGACGTGTAAAGGCGCTGCAGAAAGAAGGGGTCCATGTCGACTTCTCACCTGATCAGGCGATCGTCAAGCCGGATCTATGGGTGCTGCCGAAAGGCGCGAACGCCGAGGCAGGAGCGCGCTTTCTCCGCCATATCCATGACCCCCAACGCCAGGCGGATTTTGCTAAATGTATCGGATATGCTCCGGCGCTGAAGGGTGCCTACTCGCTGTTGGGCACCGGTCAGAAGTTCACGATCGATCCTCAGGATCTGAGCAAGGTCGTACCATGGGGAGCCAATTATTGGGCCGAACATGCGCGTGACGTCACGACCCGTTTCAACGAATGGCTCACCCAATAA
- the hutI gene encoding imidazolonepropionase gives MPNNPTSSTHATSGRNSHQGEAAGLLITNIAELTPLDEFGPGPQRGGLKHLKSIKNAAIHVVDGRIRDFGPAERVVAGLPKGAAPRVLDAFGGAVVPGFVDCHTHLLYSGSRADEYPMRVAGASYSEISSNGGGVTRTIRESSDATSSDLKQALTARLEKALLNGTTTAEIKTGYWVAPEGEGAALGIIAGVSASQPVDLVQTFHVALGTPARFGGAGEHARYVIDHVLPAVASYARFCDVVCDVGAFSHNEARQILQAAGRRGLNFKIHADEFSAAGGAELAAELGAVSADHLCFLGKDTAQTLAKAQTVAVLLPATCHYLLAPRFADARQLIDAGVPIALGTDHGPGSPTLSMPFVMGLACSWLRMDPAEALVAATWNAACAIGAASTAGQIAVGRPADLVVLKAPTYRDLPYLIDQNLVRYTLKDGAVFGKHIN, from the coding sequence TTGCCCAATAATCCCACCTCGTCGACCCACGCCACTTCCGGCCGGAATTCCCATCAAGGCGAGGCTGCCGGGCTGCTGATCACGAACATTGCTGAACTAACGCCCCTTGATGAATTTGGGCCGGGTCCTCAGAGAGGTGGCCTGAAACACCTAAAGTCGATCAAGAATGCTGCAATCCATGTCGTTGACGGGCGAATAAGGGATTTTGGGCCTGCCGAACGAGTTGTGGCCGGATTGCCGAAGGGAGCAGCGCCTAGAGTTCTTGATGCGTTCGGAGGCGCGGTGGTACCTGGTTTCGTCGACTGCCATACCCACCTGCTCTATAGCGGCTCGCGGGCCGACGAGTACCCAATGCGGGTCGCAGGCGCTAGTTATAGTGAAATTAGTTCCAACGGCGGCGGGGTCACCCGCACAATTCGCGAAAGCAGCGACGCAACCTCAAGCGACCTGAAGCAGGCGTTGACGGCGAGGCTGGAGAAAGCGTTGCTGAACGGGACAACGACTGCGGAAATCAAAACGGGTTACTGGGTCGCCCCGGAAGGAGAAGGCGCGGCGCTAGGTATCATCGCCGGAGTCTCAGCGTCTCAGCCTGTCGACCTCGTTCAAACCTTCCATGTCGCGTTGGGCACGCCGGCACGATTTGGGGGAGCCGGGGAACATGCCAGATACGTCATTGATCACGTTCTACCGGCCGTTGCCTCCTATGCACGCTTCTGCGATGTTGTTTGCGATGTCGGGGCCTTCTCGCACAATGAGGCGCGGCAAATATTGCAAGCAGCAGGCAGGCGCGGTTTAAACTTCAAGATTCACGCCGATGAATTTTCCGCCGCCGGCGGTGCCGAACTCGCGGCTGAGCTTGGCGCTGTTTCAGCCGATCATTTGTGCTTCCTAGGAAAAGACACCGCCCAAACACTGGCCAAGGCACAAACGGTTGCCGTCTTGCTTCCGGCGACGTGTCACTATTTGCTTGCTCCCAGGTTCGCCGACGCCCGCCAACTCATCGACGCCGGAGTACCGATTGCCCTCGGGACAGATCATGGGCCAGGCAGTCCGACCCTTTCGATGCCGTTCGTCATGGGCCTGGCGTGTTCCTGGTTGCGAATGGACCCCGCTGAAGCGTTGGTTGCGGCGACTTGGAACGCCGCTTGCGCCATCGGAGCCGCCTCAACCGCCGGCCAGATCGCGGTCGGGCGGCCAGCAGACCTGGTGGTCCTTAAGGCGCCGACCTATCGGGATTTGCCATATCTGATCGACCAAAACCTTGTCCGATACACGCTTAAGGACGGCGCTGTCTTCGGCAAGCACATAAATTAA
- a CDS encoding Xaa-Pro peptidase family protein translates to MTRKYSRVLIGGIKARDRHGAGDLEREDKAVAGRNMAFSPQEYRERLAKVQSAIQLGGMVGLLVHSPHNICYLTGYHTSGFFAYQVLFVPAEGEPLLLVRELERTNADEYSWLALDRQAVYLDNEDPASVTGRWMAELGWTAAGDPIGVEKTCFNLAVKDYEELCHASRPNKVVDGSGIVGRVRLIKSSQEIAYARRAAEITDVAMRSGLEALAVGKKELEIAAAIQEQQVLGGSEYTSLPNYLSSGYRMRIGHATPTEKVIEAGDVLKFEITSCVKRYSAAMMRTAVMGAPAAEIAQAADLLISCQDRAFSMMKPGAVAGEVDAAVRQTVLKAGLRKTYYPRVGYSLGIGFPPVSGEWEVCDFMAGDTWLLQAGMIFHMLVNANGISFSETILVTETGSERLTSLPRELYIAQ, encoded by the coding sequence TTGACAAGAAAATACAGTCGTGTGCTCATAGGAGGCATCAAGGCCCGTGATCGACACGGCGCCGGAGATTTAGAGAGAGAAGATAAAGCCGTGGCTGGACGGAATATGGCGTTTTCGCCTCAAGAATATCGAGAAAGGTTGGCAAAAGTCCAAAGCGCCATTCAACTGGGCGGGATGGTTGGCCTGCTTGTGCATTCGCCGCATAATATCTGCTATCTCACCGGCTATCACACGTCCGGCTTTTTTGCTTACCAGGTCTTGTTTGTCCCGGCCGAAGGAGAACCTCTGTTATTGGTCCGTGAACTGGAACGGACCAATGCAGACGAGTATTCATGGCTGGCTCTAGACCGGCAGGCTGTTTATCTCGACAACGAAGATCCGGCTTCCGTGACGGGTCGGTGGATGGCTGAACTTGGGTGGACGGCAGCCGGCGACCCAATCGGCGTCGAAAAAACCTGCTTCAATTTGGCAGTAAAAGACTACGAGGAGCTTTGCCATGCTTCGAGGCCCAATAAGGTAGTCGACGGCTCAGGTATCGTCGGTCGTGTGCGGCTCATTAAATCGTCGCAGGAGATTGCTTATGCGCGTCGAGCTGCCGAAATAACCGACGTTGCGATGCGTTCAGGACTTGAGGCCCTCGCCGTCGGGAAAAAAGAACTCGAGATCGCTGCGGCGATCCAGGAACAACAAGTCCTAGGCGGTTCCGAGTACACAAGCCTGCCAAACTACCTCTCATCTGGCTATAGAATGAGGATCGGCCATGCCACGCCGACCGAGAAGGTGATCGAGGCCGGTGACGTCCTCAAATTCGAGATTACGAGCTGCGTTAAGCGTTACAGTGCAGCGATGATGCGCACTGCCGTGATGGGCGCGCCGGCTGCCGAAATAGCTCAGGCCGCTGATCTTCTGATAAGTTGTCAAGACCGTGCCTTCAGCATGATGAAACCAGGCGCAGTTGCTGGTGAAGTCGATGCGGCAGTGCGCCAAACGGTCCTGAAAGCGGGACTTCGGAAAACCTATTATCCGCGAGTTGGCTATTCCTTGGGCATCGGCTTCCCGCCGGTTTCTGGCGAGTGGGAAGTATGCGACTTCATGGCAGGCGATACTTGGCTGCTCCAGGCCGGGATGATCTTTCACATGCTCGTCAATGCCAACGGCATCTCCTTCAGTGAGACTATTCTGGTGACGGAAACGGGTTCGGAGCGCCTGACATCTCTGCCGCGGGAGCTCTACATTGCCCAATAA
- the dctP gene encoding TRAP transporter substrate-binding protein DctP → MDARSEVEKQINGLVGKRLREARKAKSLSLEALAGKVSMSVSQLSKLETGKAPASIAALVRFGLELDRPAQYFLQSDSEMPRCLGTLVPSWDPEGRAIEMFSSLVSQKTGYDLAISVFPGGQLGPAETQVRALVNGIIDIFVESLGFFQHYSDPVKLASLPFCFDDEKHLERFSESSLFDREVRQALRSNSVELLNPSLKWKRGPSLVLLSRTPILSPDDLRDLPIRCPENDTMFRYLEIMGCRPVVVPWNEVVDAFQDGKFAAMITNLSHVVSMRFTRFARFMTALDYRPLDLTFAMNLQRYQILAPHIQTGLEQAAVEAAEFCSNLLGHTHDLLPALLEEDGAVLCNVGVKAWRAKSRQAFEEMENEGVWRRGLVREMNALTQVGDPIEFS, encoded by the coding sequence ATGGACGCAAGATCCGAAGTGGAAAAACAGATCAATGGCTTGGTTGGAAAGCGGCTGCGCGAGGCCCGGAAGGCCAAGAGCCTTAGTCTCGAGGCGCTGGCCGGAAAGGTCAGCATGTCTGTGTCGCAGCTGTCGAAGCTTGAAACGGGAAAGGCCCCAGCGTCGATCGCAGCTTTGGTGCGTTTCGGCCTGGAATTGGATCGGCCAGCGCAATATTTTCTTCAGTCGGATTCCGAGATGCCGCGTTGTTTGGGCACTCTGGTACCGTCCTGGGATCCTGAGGGCAGAGCTATCGAGATGTTCTCGTCCCTAGTCAGCCAAAAAACAGGATACGATCTTGCGATTTCGGTATTTCCCGGGGGGCAACTTGGTCCCGCTGAAACTCAGGTCCGCGCCCTCGTCAACGGAATTATTGACATTTTCGTCGAAAGCCTGGGGTTTTTTCAGCACTATTCGGATCCCGTTAAACTAGCATCACTCCCATTTTGCTTCGACGATGAAAAGCACCTGGAACGATTCTCGGAGAGTTCCTTGTTTGATCGAGAAGTCAGGCAGGCCCTTCGAAGCAATTCGGTCGAACTTTTAAATCCGAGCTTGAAATGGAAGCGGGGTCCTTCTCTGGTTTTGTTATCGCGAACCCCTATCTTATCTCCGGATGACCTAAGAGACTTGCCTATAAGGTGCCCTGAAAACGATACCATGTTCCGCTATCTCGAGATTATGGGGTGCCGACCTGTAGTTGTTCCGTGGAATGAGGTGGTGGACGCGTTCCAGGACGGCAAATTTGCGGCGATGATCACCAACCTTAGTCATGTTGTGAGCATGCGTTTCACGCGATTTGCTCGGTTCATGACGGCATTGGACTACCGGCCGCTCGACCTGACATTTGCAATGAACCTACAGCGTTATCAAATTCTCGCTCCGCACATTCAAACCGGGCTGGAACAAGCTGCCGTCGAGGCTGCGGAATTTTGTTCGAATTTGCTCGGCCACACGCATGATCTTTTGCCTGCCCTCTTGGAGGAGGACGGAGCGGTTTTGTGCAACGTCGGGGTAAAAGCATGGCGCGCAAAGTCCCGCCAAGCCTTTGAAGAGATGGAAAACGAAGGCGTGTGGCGCCGGGGCTTGGTCAGGGAGATGAACGCACTGACCCAGGTCGGCGACCCGATTGAATTTTCTTGA
- a CDS encoding C45 family peptidase — translation MSPIPVVVLSGSPYERGFQHGNRFAGAIGQSLGARLASLSTAEMSEVFQRASTVLATIDMMAPEVGAEIRGIADGVGRDVLDIVLRSSFELLTPSALTGCSGLAVQTSDGALIAQNWDGPPGSDAEQALFIHVSAGGFEFATVASAGGLGWVGLNRAGFGLVNNDLILTSRSDGIPSQIVRRVFLGCQDVDAAIERAKSLPHMAGRAYLFGDASNQIASVEVSARHGVSVCRSASFFAHTNHALDAQIRDDEDAELLARQYPSSQKRLEILKARGAHCTNADEVMVTLRDQTDAPDAVCKQTSVREPTQTAFSVAMQCWDRTLFLARGMPSVAEYQRISL, via the coding sequence GTGTCTCCCATTCCAGTTGTCGTGCTTTCGGGCTCTCCCTACGAGCGTGGTTTTCAGCATGGCAATCGCTTCGCCGGCGCAATCGGTCAGTCGCTTGGCGCTCGGTTAGCGTCCTTGTCAACCGCAGAAATGTCGGAGGTGTTTCAGCGCGCCAGCACAGTTCTCGCGACGATTGACATGATGGCTCCCGAGGTCGGCGCGGAGATACGCGGAATCGCAGATGGCGTCGGGCGCGACGTGTTGGACATTGTGTTGCGTAGTTCCTTCGAGCTTCTTACGCCGTCCGCTTTGACCGGTTGCAGCGGTCTGGCAGTGCAGACTAGCGACGGCGCTTTGATTGCACAGAACTGGGATGGACCGCCGGGGAGTGATGCGGAACAGGCACTTTTCATTCATGTCAGCGCAGGCGGCTTCGAATTCGCGACCGTGGCATCAGCCGGTGGCCTCGGTTGGGTGGGGCTCAACCGAGCAGGCTTTGGGCTCGTCAATAATGACCTTATCTTAACGTCGCGCTCAGACGGAATTCCGAGCCAGATTGTCCGTCGGGTTTTTCTTGGCTGCCAAGACGTGGACGCAGCAATTGAGAGAGCTAAATCACTGCCACATATGGCTGGACGGGCATATCTTTTCGGCGATGCGTCCAACCAAATCGCTTCCGTCGAGGTTTCAGCCCGACATGGTGTGTCGGTGTGCAGATCGGCGTCATTCTTTGCTCACACCAATCATGCGTTGGATGCCCAAATTCGCGATGACGAAGATGCTGAGCTGTTGGCCAGGCAATACCCTTCTAGCCAGAAGCGGCTCGAGATTCTGAAGGCACGGGGCGCGCATTGCACAAACGCCGACGAGGTGATGGTTACTTTGCGGGATCAAACCGATGCACCAGACGCGGTCTGCAAGCAGACCTCGGTGCGTGAGCCAACGCAAACCGCCTTTTCCGTCGCTATGCAGTGCTGGGACAGAACCTTGTTCCTCGCACGAGGAATGCCCTCGGTGGCCGAATATCAGCGGATCAGCCTGTAA